In Streptomyces sp. P9-A4, the genomic window ACCTGCTGCCCCGGCGCCTCTTCCGGGCCGGACTCCTCGCCGTCGCCGTCATCATGGCCGGTGCCCAGTCCGGCGGACTGCCGCCCTCCTCGCTCGTCCAGTGGGTGGCCTTCGCCGGACTGTTCGGCCTGAACGCCGGTCTCGCCGTGCTCTTCTCGCACCTCGGCGCCATGGAGGCCGAGAAGGCCGTCGAGCGGGCCGCGACCATCGCCGAACTCGCCCGCGCCAACCAGCGCCTCGAACAGGCCCTCGCCGAGAACGCGGCCCTCCAGGCGCAGCTGCTCCTCCAGGCCCGCGAGGCCGGGATCGCCGACGAGCGGCGCCGGCTCGCCGCCGAGATCCACGACACCATCGCCCAGGGCCTCACCGGGGTCGTCACCCAGCTCCAGGCCGCCCACGCCGTCCCGGACCGGGAGGCCGCCGAGGTCCACCTCCGGCGGGCCGCCGACCTCGCCCGGCACAGCCTCGGCGAGGCCCGCCGCTCGGTGCGGAACCTGAGCCCGGTCGCCCTGGAGCACGACCCGCTCCCCGAGGCCCTGCGCAAGACCGTCGCCGACTGGGCCGAACGCACCGGCGTCGACACCCGCTTCACCGTCACCGGAGCCGAACGGCCGCTCCACGACGAGGTGGCCGCCACCCTGCTGCGGATCGCCCAGGAGGCCCTGTCCAACGCCGCCCGGCACTCGGGGGCCGGCCGGGCCGG contains:
- a CDS encoding sensor histidine kinase, coding for MPITVEEPWRLFYRWGPYALLAVATCIAVAADPLTEGTRFTAAGTLVAAGLLLQLGWDRYNRRTEAETTGTAEDGVPHVAGPGFRLVPGAAGPVSVAYFLLRTGLAFTLTLFNPFFSIYASVGFFDAVHLLPRRLFRAGLLAVAVIMAGAQSGGLPPSSLVQWVAFAGLFGLNAGLAVLFSHLGAMEAEKAVERAATIAELARANQRLEQALAENAALQAQLLLQAREAGIADERRRLAAEIHDTIAQGLTGVVTQLQAAHAVPDREAAEVHLRRAADLARHSLGEARRSVRNLSPVALEHDPLPEALRKTVADWAERTGVDTRFTVTGAERPLHDEVAATLLRIAQEALSNAARHSGAGRAGVTLSYMGDEITLDVRDDGRGFDPLSRPERSRAEGGFGLDGMRARAERLTGSVTVETAPGEGTAISARVPLGAP